The Deinococcus yavapaiensis KR-236 genomic sequence AGGAGGTACGCCATCAGCATCGGGTCTTCGCCGGGGCGGACGTCCACGCCGCGAATGAGCAGGTGCGTCGCGAGCGCCTTCGCGTTCACGCCGACCAGTTCCCGTTGTCCCACGAACTCCGAAAGGTCCACTTCGGGCATGACGCGCGCCGTCTCTCCGTCGAAGGTCGCCGCTTCCAGCAATTCAGCCGTGAGGTCGTCCTCGCGCTTGAGACGGTAGCCCCACACGACGCCTTCGCTCGGCGTTTGCCACTCGCCGATCTTCACGGCGTCGGGCTCGGCGGGCACCGTCGCGGTCACGTCGTCGCCGCTTCCCACGATCGCCACGACGTCGCGCACCATCGAGTTGAACTCCAGGTCGCGAAGCTCGTTGAGCAAGGCGTCGCGGTCGACCGTTCCTCTCGGGACGCCGAGCGCCACGTCGATGTCGAGATCCGTGACCATGCACGACAACTCGCGGCTGAACTTCACGTCGTCGATGCTCGCCGCGATCTTTTCCTGCGCGCTCTTGGGCTTGAGGGTCCCGGCTTGCGCCTCCTCCAAGACCTTGTCGAGCGTTCCGTAGTCTTGCAAAAGCTTCGACGCCGTCTTCGGCCCGATTCCCTTGGCGCCCGGGATGTTGTCGCTCGCGTCTCCCGTGAGCGCGCGGTAGTCCACCCACTGCTTGACGGTCACGCCGTACTTCTCCAAGATCTCGGCGGGCCCGAGAAGCTCCTCTTTGGAGTTGATCACGCGCACGCGGTCGTCGAGCAATTGATACGCGTCGCGGTCCGACGTCAGGATGCGGACTTCGAAGCCTTCCTTCTCCGCCTTGCGGGTGATCGACCCGATGATGTCGTCGGCCTCGTAGCCTGGCATTTCGAAGCGCTGCAAGCCCAAGAGGTCGACGAGCTTGCGAATGCGGTCGATCTGCTTCGGAAGGTCCTCGGGCGTCTTCGCGCGGCCCGCCTTGTAGTCCTCGAACTGCTCGTGGCGGAAGGTCTTCGCGGGGGCGTCGAACACCACGATCACTTGCTGGTTGCCGTTGCGTAGCATGCGCAGCAACTGTCGCGCGAAACCGAAGACCGCCTGCACGGGCTCGCCGCGGCTCGTCGTGAGGCTTGAAATCGCGAAGTACGAGCGGTACGCGAGCGCGTGGCCGTCGACCAAGACGACGGTGGAAGGACGAGCGGAAGTCATGAGAACAGCCTACCAGTACGCCGACGTCAGAAATCGTCGATGAATCACCTCCATTCCCGTACGAACGGATGCGTGAAGGGATTCGCCGTCGCGAATCTAACGCCCGTTATAGACTGGCGGCAAATGTCGCAGACTTCAACGTCCAACGAAACGGGCGCGCACGGACCGACCAGGACGGTGGCGGCCATCGGGGTCGTCGGGGCGGGCACGATGGGCGCGGGCATCGCCGAACTCGCCCTCACGAAAGGCTTTCGCGTCGCCCTCTACGACGTGTCACCCGAGCAACTCGCCAAAGCGCAGGCGGGCATCGCGCGCAATTTGGAGAAGCTCGGGGCCAAGGGCAAGTTGAGCGCCGATCCTGCCGACCTGCTGATGCACTTCGTCGGCGTCACCGACCTTCACGGCTTGGCAGGCGCGGACGTCGTGATCGAAGCGGCGCCCGAACGCCTCGACCTCAAGAAGAGCTTGTTCTCTCAACTCGAAACGATGTGTCCTCGCGCCATTCTCGCCACGAACACCTCCACCTTGCTCGTGAGCGCCATCGCGGGCGGCTTGGCCGATCCGTCGCGCGTCGTCGGCATGCACTTCTTCAATCCCGCGCAAGTCCTGCCGCTCGTGGAGGTCATTCGAGGCGAGGAGACGAGCGAGGAAGCGGTCGCGGTCGTCGCTCAGCTTTCACGCGATCTCGGCAAAACGCCCGTGGTTTGCCAAGACACGCCCGGCTTCATCGTGAACCGCGTCGCGCGGCCCTTTTACGGCGAAGCGCTGCGTCTTCTCGGCGAGCGCGTAGCGGACGCGCCGACCATCGACGCGATCATGCGCGGCGTCGGCTTCAGGATGGGGCCGTTCGAGTTGATGGACCTCATCGGGCTCGACGTGAACTTCGCGTCGACCGTCAGCGTGTACGAGGCGTTCTTCCACGATCCGAAGTACCGCCCGCACCCCATCCAAGCGCGCATGGTCGCCGCCGGACGACTCGGCCGCAAGACCGGCAAGGGCTTTTACGAGTACGGCGAGGAGCAAAGCGAACGTCTCGCGCCCGAAGTGTCCCTGGAGTTCGCCGAACGCATCTCGACGCGCATCCTCGCGATGCTGATCAACGAGGCCGTGAGCGCCCTCGCCGACGGAGTCGCCGACGCCCGCACGATCGACACGGCGATGAAGCTTGGCACGAACTACCCGCGCGGCCCCTTGCTGTGGGCGTCCGAACTCGGCTTGCCGCGCGTCTTGGCGGTCCTCACGGAACTCCACGAGGAGTACGGCGAGGATCGCTACCGTCCCCACCCCCTGCTGCGCCGCGTGGTGAAAGCAGGCGAACCGTCGTTTTATCAGGAGTGAATTCCATGCAAGAAGCCGTCATCCTCTCCGCCGTCCGCACGCCCGTCGGGAAGCACGGCGGCGGCCTCGCGAGCGTCCGTCCCGACGACCTCGCCGCGCTCGTCATCAAGCAAGCCGTCGCTCGCGCCGGAATCTCGCCCCTCGAGATCGAGGACGTGTATTTCGGCTGCGCGAATCAAGCGGGCGAGGACAACCGCAACGTCGCCCGCATGGCCGCCCTTCTCGCCGGTCTGCCCGTGGAGGTGCCCGGAGCGACCATCAACCGTTTGTGCGGCTCGGGTCTCGACGCCCTCAACACGGCCGCCAAGAGCATCTTGTCGGGCGAAGGACACGTGTACGTCGCGGGCGGCGTGGAAAGCATGAGCCGCGCGCCGTACGCCATGCCGAAGCCCGAGAAGGGGTACGCGACGGGCAACACCACGATCTACGACACGACCCTCGGTTGGCGTTTCGTCAACGAGAAGATGCGTGACTTGTACGGCACCGAAGCGATGGGGGAGACCGCCGAGAACCTCGCCGAGGAGTACGGCGTCACCCGCGAGGAGCAAGACCGCTTCGCGCTGCGCAGCCACCAAAAGGCCCTGCGCGCGCAAGAGTCGTGCTTTTTCAGCCGCGAAATCGTGCCCGTCGAAGTCGTGGGACGCAAAGGCAGCGTCACCGTCTCCAAGGACGAGGGACCGCGCGCCGACACGAGCCTCGAGACCCTCGCGAACTTGCGTCCCGTGTTTCGCAAGGGCGGCAGCGTCACCGCCGGAAACTCCAGCTCACTCAACGACGGCGCGGCGGCGCTCGTGCTCGCCAGCCGAGAGTACGCCGAGGCGCACGGCTTGAAGCCGCGCGCGGTCGTGCGGACGTTCGCCGTCGCCGGAGTGCCGCCGCGTGTCATGGGAATCGGCCCCGTTCCTGCCAGCCGAAAGGCCTTGTCCCGCGCGGGCCTCTCGATCGCCGACTTGCACTCCGTCGAGCTCAACGAAGCCTTCGCCGCGCAAAGCTTGGCGGTGTTACGCGACCTCGGAATCGACGCCGAGGATCCGCGCCTCAACCCCAACGGCGGCGGCATCGCCCTCGGCCACCCGCTTGGATCGAGCGGAGCGCGCCTCGCCACGACCCTGCTGCACGAACTCGAACGTACGGGCGGCCAGTTCGGCCTCGCCACGATGTGCATCGGGGTCGGTCAAGGCATCGCCACGGTTATCGAACGCCTTTGAGCTCCGGAGGTTCCGACATGCTTGAAACGCCCGTTCAGTCCATGTTCAATCCGCACGCCGAGGCCATGCCGATCGAGCAACTTCGAGCGCACCAACTCGCCCGCTTGCAGGAGACGGTCGCTCGGCTGAACGAGCGCGTTCCGATGTACCGCGAGCGCTTCGCCCAAACGGGCCTCACGCCCAACGACCTGCGAAGCCTCGACGATCTCTCTCGCTTTCCGTTCACGCGCAAGTCCGATCTTCGCGACAACTACCCGTTCGGGTTGCTGAGCGTGCCACAGCGCGAGCTTCGGCGCGTGCACGCGTCGAGCGGCACGACAGGCAAGCCGACCGTCGTCGGCTACGATCAAAGCGACCTCGACGTGTTCGCGGAAGTCGTCGCGCGAAGCTTGTACGCGGCGGGCGCGCGGCCCGGCATGATGTTCCACAACGCCTACGGGTACGGCTTGTTCACGGGCGGACTCGGCCTGCACGGCGGAGCGGAACGCCTCGGGTTGTCTACCATTCCCGTGTCGGGCGGCGGCACCGAACGGCAAGTGGTGATCATCCAAGATTTCCAGCCCGAGATCATCGCCTGCACGCCCTCGTACGCCCTCGTGCTCGCCGAGGCGCTGCACCGCCAAGGCTACCGCCCCGAGGACAACTCGCTGAAGTACGCGATTCTCGGCGCGGAGCCTTGGTCGGAGAAGATGCGGCGCGACGTGGAAGCGAAGCTCGGCGTGAAGGCCACGAACATCTACGGCCTTTCCGAGATCATGGGTCCGGGCGTCAGCAACGAGGACGTCACCGAGCAAGCGGGCTCGTACTTGTGGGAAGACCACTTCTACCCCGAAATCGTCGATCCCGACACGGGCGAGAACGTTCCGGACGGCGAGTACGGCGTGCTGGTCCTGACTTCCATGACGAGAACCGCCATGCCGATCTTGCGGTACTGGACGGGCGACATCACGCGCCTCATCGCCGAGCCGAACGCGACGGGCCGAACGGCGCGCCGCATGGACATGATTCGGGGTCGCAGCGACGACCTCATCATCTTGCGCGGCGTGAACGTCTATCCCAGCCAACTCGAAGCGGTGCTGCTGCACATGGGCGAAGTCAGTCCGCATTACCACATCTACTTGTCGCGCACGGGCCTCAT encodes the following:
- a CDS encoding 3-hydroxyacyl-CoA dehydrogenase NAD-binding domain-containing protein yields the protein MSQTSTSNETGAHGPTRTVAAIGVVGAGTMGAGIAELALTKGFRVALYDVSPEQLAKAQAGIARNLEKLGAKGKLSADPADLLMHFVGVTDLHGLAGADVVIEAAPERLDLKKSLFSQLETMCPRAILATNTSTLLVSAIAGGLADPSRVVGMHFFNPAQVLPLVEVIRGEETSEEAVAVVAQLSRDLGKTPVVCQDTPGFIVNRVARPFYGEALRLLGERVADAPTIDAIMRGVGFRMGPFELMDLIGLDVNFASTVSVYEAFFHDPKYRPHPIQARMVAAGRLGRKTGKGFYEYGEEQSERLAPEVSLEFAERISTRILAMLINEAVSALADGVADARTIDTAMKLGTNYPRGPLLWASELGLPRVLAVLTELHEEYGEDRYRPHPLLRRVVKAGEPSFYQE
- a CDS encoding thiolase family protein yields the protein MQEAVILSAVRTPVGKHGGGLASVRPDDLAALVIKQAVARAGISPLEIEDVYFGCANQAGEDNRNVARMAALLAGLPVEVPGATINRLCGSGLDALNTAAKSILSGEGHVYVAGGVESMSRAPYAMPKPEKGYATGNTTIYDTTLGWRFVNEKMRDLYGTEAMGETAENLAEEYGVTREEQDRFALRSHQKALRAQESCFFSREIVPVEVVGRKGSVTVSKDEGPRADTSLETLANLRPVFRKGGSVTAGNSSSLNDGAAALVLASREYAEAHGLKPRAVVRTFAVAGVPPRVMGIGPVPASRKALSRAGLSIADLHSVELNEAFAAQSLAVLRDLGIDAEDPRLNPNGGGIALGHPLGSSGARLATTLLHELERTGGQFGLATMCIGVGQGIATVIERL
- the paaK gene encoding phenylacetate--CoA ligase PaaK, with product MFNPHAEAMPIEQLRAHQLARLQETVARLNERVPMYRERFAQTGLTPNDLRSLDDLSRFPFTRKSDLRDNYPFGLLSVPQRELRRVHASSGTTGKPTVVGYDQSDLDVFAEVVARSLYAAGARPGMMFHNAYGYGLFTGGLGLHGGAERLGLSTIPVSGGGTERQVVIIQDFQPEIIACTPSYALVLAEALHRQGYRPEDNSLKYAILGAEPWSEKMRRDVEAKLGVKATNIYGLSEIMGPGVSNEDVTEQAGSYLWEDHFYPEIVDPDTGENVPDGEYGVLVLTSMTRTAMPILRYWTGDITRLIAEPNATGRTARRMDMIRGRSDDLIILRGVNVYPSQLEAVLLHMGEVSPHYHIYLSRTGLMDELTLKVESGAQDPALRAEIVRLVKTNVGVTIECELCEPGSLPRSEGGKLKRVTDLRGDR